One window of the Triticum dicoccoides isolate Atlit2015 ecotype Zavitan chromosome 3B, WEW_v2.0, whole genome shotgun sequence genome contains the following:
- the LOC119281920 gene encoding peroxidase 2-like, which produces MAVSSCFPLAARCSLLLTAALVLALSHEAHGHAGAGAGLSSSFYDDSCPSAHDIVRRVIQSARVADARIPASLIRLHFHDCFVQGCDGSLLLDNDLPAIMTEKEVPANNRSARGFDVVDDIKHALENACPGIVSCADILALASEISVELAGGPRWSVPLGRRDGTTTNVESANNLPSPFDSLQTLQEKFRNLGLDDTDLVALQGAHTFGRAQCQFTQQNCSAGQDGETLVNLDTVTPDVFDNKYYGNLLHGRAPLPSDQVMLSDPVAATTTASIVHRFSGSQKDFFKNFAASMVKMGNISPLTGRAGEIRNNCRRVNKKPY; this is translated from the coding sequence ATGGCCGTTTCCTCTTGTTTCCCGTTGGCTGCTCGCTGCAGCCTCCTGCTCACGGCAGCGCTGGTCCTAGCGCTGAGCCATGAAGCCCATGGTCATGCCGGTGCCGGTGCTGGGTTGAGCTCGTCCTTTTACGACGACTCATGCCCCAGTGCGCATGACATTGTCCGGCGCGTCATCCAGAGTGCCCGTGTCGCCGACGCACGCATCCCAGCCAGCCTCATCCGCCTCCACTTCCACGACTGCTTTGTTCAGGGCTGTGATGGCTCACTTTTGCTGGACAACGACCTCCCGGCGATCATGACCGAGAAGGAGGTCCCTGCCAACAACAGGTCAGCGCGCGGGTTTGATGTGGTTGACGACATTAAGCATGCATTGGAGAATGCGTGCCCCGGCATCGTGTCTTGTGCCGACATTCTCGCCCTCGCCTCCGAGATCTCAGTCGAGCTAGCTGGAGGGCCTCGCTGGAGTGTGCCGTTGGGCCGCCGTGATGGCACGACCACCAATGTTGAGAGCGCCAACAATCTCCCAAGCCCCTTCGACTCTCTGCAGACGCTCCAGGAGAAGTTCAGAAACTTGGGCCTCGACGACACTGACCTTGTCGCCCTCCAAGGAGCCCACACCTTTGGGCGGGCACAATGCCAATTCACACAACAGAACTGCAGTGCCGGGCAGGACGGGGAGACGCTGGTGAACCTCGACACAGTTACCCCTGATGTCTTCGACAACAAGTACTATGGCAACCTCTTGCATGGGCGCGCCCCTCTCCCTTCGGACCAGGTAATGTTGTCCGACCCTGTCGCCGCCACGACCACCGCGTCGATCGTTCACAGGTTCTCCGGTAGCCAGAAGGACTTCTTCAAGAATTTCGCAGCCTCGATGGTCAAAATGGGGAACATAAGCCCGCTGACTGGAAGGGCTGGGGAGATTAGGAACAACTGTCGGAGGGTGAACAAAAAACCCTATTGA